One Brachyspira hampsonii genomic window, AGATACTTCTTATGGAAATACTGCTAATTATGATAAAAGCGGTATTATATTAGAGGATACATTTAACAGATCTTTAGGTAAAAAACTTTATATAAAAGCATATTTTAAACAGCTTCCTGAAGACAGATATTTATCTTTCAATGTATTTAATACTCAAGGTCAAAGTTTTACTTTTCCTATAGATTATGTTATAGAAACTACAAATGTAAAACAAGAAGTAATACCGCCTCCAATGCCTAGCGGAGGAAATGAGGGACCAGTAAAAATAAGACCTTCAGATAAAATTATAGAAACTTCTACTAATACTATAATAGTAAAAAAAGATGTTCCTATTAAGAAAGAAAGCAATCAAATAAAAATTTTATCTTCTGCTAATATAGTTGAAAAACCTGTAATTAATGAAGAGCCTGCAATTGATAAAAAGCCTGCTGAAGATGAAAAATATAATTACAACTTGGAGGCTATGAATAACTTAAATAATGCAAGCAAATCATTTAATACTCCTAATAATTATGTAAGAAATGCAGAGGAATTAAGTGATAAATTTAAAAGCATTGTTGAAAGATATAAAGATAAAGGAAGTATCGATTTAGTTGTAGTGTTGGATACTACAGAAAGTATGCATCCATATTTGAAAGCAATAAAAAGAGATATAAGAGGTATGGTTACAGAATTATTTGATAATCATAAATATTCAAGAGTAGGTTTTTTGCTTTACAGAGATGTTAAAGATACTTATCTTACAAAAAAAATAGAGTTCAGTGATAATATTAATTTTATCAATAGAGAAGTTAATTATTTCTATGCGGCAGGAGGCGGAGATAAGGCAGAACCTATGTATGAAGCTTTGCAGGAAGCATTAGAAACTTTTGAGTATATAAATCAAAAAAGATTAATAGTAGTTATTACAGATGCACCTTCTAAAGTAATAGGAAGAGCTGATTTAGATTTAAATTTATCTACAGCTAAAGAAAAGAATGTTTCTGTAGAATTTATATTAGCTTCCGAAATAGAAGAAGAGGAAGATCTTTCTGATGATTATTTATACTTTTTTAATTTTTAAATAGGTATATTGATAATAATGAAAAAAGCCCTTACCGAATAAGGTTTGGGCTTTTATTATTTTATGGATTATCAAATTTATTTATAATTGCAATTTGATTTAGCCTGTATTCAATATTTAATTTATTAAAAATAAAATATGTCAAACAAGATACAGTTATTCCAATGAATGCCCCAAATACTACATCACTAGGATAATGAACTACTAAATAAACTCTTGAAAAACCTATTAATACAGCAATCAATACTGCTATAAAACTATATTTTTTATTAAAATAAAGAAAAATAGGAAAAAGAACAGCAAATGATGCAGTAGTATGAGAAGAAGGACAAGAAAAAGAGGTTTCAATATGCTTTCCAACAGCAATCCAATATTCTTGATAAATTGGCTCTGTAAAAGGTCTTTCTCTTGCTATTAATGGTTTTAATATAATAGCTCCTATAAGTACAGATATAAATAAACTTACAGCCATATTAATACCACAAACTCTAGTTCTTTTTATAAATATTAATATGATTGTAAATATCATCAAAGGAATTGATTCTCCTAAATATGTTATTGATGAAAAAAACATATCTAGTATATTGTAATTATTATGTAAACTATGAGCAAACTCTATTATACTTTTATCAAATATATTTATTATGTCCATTTATAATTCCTATAGTTAATTTTTTAATAAAACAATTATATTGTAAATATGTAATAATTTTTTTTAGTAATGATATATATAAAAAAATAGGAAAGGAGTAATAATTCCCCTTCCCTATTCTAATATCATATAATTATTAAAAAAATAATTATTTTAATTCAGGCCAATATTTTTTATTAGCTTCAATAAGCTCATCTAATATTTTCTTAGCAACTTCAACACTAGGAACAGTTCTTGACATAGTGATAGCCTGCCACATTTTCAAATATGAACCTTCTATCCAAGCATCAACAACCAATTTTTCTACTGCCACCTGCTGCTCCATTAATCCTTTATTGAATCTAGGAATTTCACCCATTACCAAAGGTTCAGGACCATTGCAGCCTACTATACAAGGTATTTCAACCATAGCTGTAGGATCAAAGTTTATTATAGAACCATTATTAGGAACTATTAATAACATTCTTTCTCCTGTATTATTACTTATAGCACAAGCTAAATCTACTATATAAGTAGCATGTCCTCCTACTTCAAAAGTAGAATCTTTAGCAGTACCAGCTTCTGTTATTCTTCTGCATTCTCCGAATACTCTTTTTTCTCTGCCGTCTCTAACCATATCAGTTCTAGTATAATTAATATCAGAATGGCTTACAACATAATCAGGGAATAAATAGTATTTGAAATAAGTATTAGGCATAAAGTTTGGAGAAACTGCAAAAACATCTCTTGCTTTCTCATAAGTAGAATGCCAATCAGCATCCATATGTCCTTCAACACTAGGATGCAAATATCCATGTTTAGAGATATGTTCTCTTAATATAGGCATTAAATCTCTTCCTGTACTTTTTTCTATTATGCTAGTCCACCAACCGAAATGGTTTAATCCGAAATATCTTACCTGCATTTCTTTTCTTGATTTCAAGCCGCATATAACAGCCATAAAATCTTCTATACCAACAGGCATATCGCAGATATTCAAAACTTTAGAATTAGGTTTTAATCTTCTGCAAGCTTCAGCAACTATAGCAGCAGGGTTTGAATAGTTAAGCATCCAAGCATTAGGAGAATATTTTTCCATATAATCTATAAGCTCTAAAACTCCTCCTATAGAACGCATACCATAGGCCATACCGCCGGCTCCGCAAGTTTCCTGTCCTACGCATCCGTATTTAAGCGGGATTTTTTCATCTAAAGAACGCATTTCATATTTACCAACTCTTATATGAGCCATAACAAAATCTACTCCAGTGAAA contains:
- a CDS encoding VWA domain-containing protein — translated: MKNIRYKYLFVILSVVFISTLENLYSQIAVNTYSLEISTNDIEIVKFINGYQLYLKKKPNVYGYKIQLKRQDGFNSYLYIDNSGNSNSIVRIKESDYHYKLGEVFKIFIPQNIYLDNRNNNSLFTLRDNISLILEAYDINNNTLINNEIILKANNADISTPTITLRNVEKEGDLYAFYLYYSGGDNGEYAFYVREGRTNTAYKLIDTSYGNTANYDKSGIILEDTFNRSLGKKLYIKAYFKQLPEDRYLSFNVFNTQGQSFTFPIDYVIETTNVKQEVIPPPMPSGGNEGPVKIRPSDKIIETSTNTIIVKKDVPIKKESNQIKILSSANIVEKPVINEEPAIDKKPAEDEKYNYNLEAMNNLNNASKSFNTPNNYVRNAEELSDKFKSIVERYKDKGSIDLVVVLDTTESMHPYLKAIKRDIRGMVTELFDNHKYSRVGFLLYRDVKDTYLTKKIEFSDNINFINREVNYFYAAGGGDKAEPMYEALQEALETFEYINQKRLIVVITDAPSKVIGRADLDLNLSTAKEKNVSVEFILASEIEEEEDLSDDYLYFFNF
- a CDS encoding phosphatase PAP2 family protein, producing MDIINIFDKSIIEFAHSLHNNYNILDMFFSSITYLGESIPLMIFTIILIFIKRTRVCGINMAVSLFISVLIGAIILKPLIARERPFTEPIYQEYWIAVGKHIETSFSCPSSHTTASFAVLFPIFLYFNKKYSFIAVLIAVLIGFSRVYLVVHYPSDVVFGAFIGITVSCLTYFIFNKLNIEYRLNQIAIINKFDNP
- a CDS encoding 6-phospho-alpha-glucosidase; amino-acid sequence: MKKHSVVIAGGGSTFTPEIILMLLSEEGRFPLSELKLYDNDAERQAIVGNACAIIMKERAPHVKFSFTTDPKEAFTGVDFVMAHIRVGKYEMRSLDEKIPLKYGCVGQETCGAGGMAYGMRSIGGVLELIDYMEKYSPNAWMLNYSNPAAIVAEACRRLKPNSKVLNICDMPVGIEDFMAVICGLKSRKEMQVRYFGLNHFGWWTSIIEKSTGRDLMPILREHISKHGYLHPSVEGHMDADWHSTYEKARDVFAVSPNFMPNTYFKYYLFPDYVVSHSDINYTRTDMVRDGREKRVFGECRRITEAGTAKDSTFEVGGHATYIVDLACAISNNTGERMLLIVPNNGSIINFDPTAMVEIPCIVGCNGPEPLVMGEIPRFNKGLMEQQVAVEKLVVDAWIEGSYLKMWQAITMSRTVPSVEVAKKILDELIEANKKYWPELK